tgaCACTCCTTGGTTTCTTCGTgaatttacttctttatattttaacaccccttagtgaaaattctggctCTGCCACTGTTTACACTAACATCAAGTCTTGGAAATACTCATAAATTTGAACTAGAATGATTAATAAGCTAGCGggaattgggcagcacttcccctatttcatctacttccaccatattccaaatcatcccccaacaacaatgacaacttcaacaatatcatgattAAGAAATTTTATTCAAACTATATCCAATACAATCCCAAAACtcattctcataatcaatttatacTAAGAACTTCAAGACAACCCCTTacacacttgtatacaacactccatcaacatcattattaccCCCTCATAACTAGATTATACTCAAACTATTCTAACAATTATAACCCAAGTTAACttactattcaaaatatcattaaatccatatttgaacttcctcTTCCACTTTCTTCCCTCAATCAATTTGTTCAACAAGCAAGcattctcaataacatgaaatagatgtgaaaactaaccttttatcacaTAAGGATAAGCTTTGGATCAAATTATCCACTTGAgtgaaacctccaacttcaacaccaaaggaattcctggactctacaaaccctagtgagcctcccaACACTTGAATCCCTTGATTTTCACCTTTCAGTCCTTGATTTTTACTTGGGTTTGGTTGGATATACTTAGGATAAGGTTCTAGAACTTTAATGGACTTgggaaatgttggaaatgagttAAAATGAATAAGGGTCgggtatatataaaaaaagaaatatggtACCGACTCGGATTTACGGTCCAATTTTACGGACTGTAAAAattatactgtccgtataattggaccgtaaaatCGAACCAGTAACTCACCCCTATCTGGAATCAATTTACGGTAGGAGTCagccaaatatacggtccgtatatctgACCGTAAAACCCACTTTTTCTGAAAACATGTTCTCGTCGATTTGTTCAACCTTTAATCCTTCCAATACccactaaacatgaacttaaccccTTATAACTATAAGATAAACTCATCTAATCTCATTTAACCTTGATAACCCCCGTATCCAAGACTAAAACCACTAACGCATgacgaatctcaatgtacaaaatcaCGGGGTGTAACAACAACCATCTCAGTTGGTAATTTCAACTCGTAAGCCACCCTTCCAATTCTtctcacaatttcataaggGCCAAGAAAACGAGGGCTAAGATTACCCCTTCTACCAAACCGAATTACTTCCTTCATTGGtggcactttcaagaataccttgTCACCCACAGCAAATTATAGCTCACAACGCCTCATGCCCGCATAAGACTTTTATCTGCTCTGAGCTGTCTTGAGTCGTTCCACAATGAGATTCACCTTCTCAATCACTTTGTGAACTGATTCGGGACCTAATGGCTCTACTTCGGTAGGTTCGAAtcacccaattggagatctacaatGCCTCTCATAAAGTGCTTCACAAGGATCCATCTGAATGCTCGcttgataactgttgttataagcaaactctacAAGAGGTAGATgctcatcccaatttcctccaaaatcaatCGCGCAAGCTCTTAACATGTATTCGAGAGTTTGGATAGTCCTCTCTGCCTGCCTTTCCATCTCAAGATGGAACACAGTGCTCAAATTTTACACAAGTTCCCATACCTTCATGGAACGATTTCCAGAAATGAGCAGTGAACTGAGTAACTCTATCAGATATGATAGACGTTGGAATCCCATGTAATCTGACAATCTCCTTCAAATATAGCTTTGCATAACTCACTGCAGTATATATCGTCTTTACCGGAAAAAAATATgcagactttgtgagtctatccacaatcacccaaatagagtcaaacCTAGACTTTGTGCGGGGTAAGCCCAcaacaaagtccatattgatcatctcccacttccattgAGGAAtctcaatattctgagccaaacCACCAGGCCTTTGGTGTTCGGGCGTCACCTGCTAACTGTTCAAACATTTGGCCACAAAGTTAGATATATCTaccttcatgctcttccacGAATAGTGTTGCTTCAAATCTTTATACATTTTGGTGGATCccagatgaatagaatatctggAACTATGTGCTTACACCATCAAATCTTATCGGAGACTATCAACATCAAGGACTCATAGGCATCCTTGCAACCTTAGGACATCATCACCAGCACCAACGGTGAATGAAGTGTACTCACTCTTTTCCGCTCCATCTCGCAACTTCACTCGAAGtccatcttcatgtttctcagaCTTAATTCTCTCCACAATATCAGATCGCACTTATGTAATTCCCACTAACTCCCTATTTTCAGTTTTATCGAGTCGGACTCTAAGACTAAAAAGTCTTTGAATCTCCCTGCCCATTGGCATTTCCTGCAAATATGCTAAAGTGCCTATAGATTTTCTGCTCAAAGCATCAGCAACAAGATTctccttaccaggatgatacaagatattcaagtcgtaatctttcaacaactctaaccatcttCTCTGTCTGAGATTCAACTCTCGCTGCTCGAAGATATATTGTAAGATCTTGTGATTAGTGAAGACATCATAATGctcaccatacaagtagtgacgCCAAACATTTAAAGTAAAAATCACCCAAGCCAATTCCAAAttatgagtcggataattcttctcatgcttcttcaactgtcgcGACGCATAGGCAATCACTTTGTCgttctgcatcaacacacaacccaatctTGGAAGTATCACAGTAGACTACATAGCCACCAGACCTTGAAGGTAGAGTCAAAACACGAGCTGTAGTCAATCTCACCTTAAGCTCTTGAACCGCCTCCTTAACTGCGAAAATTTTCTGAGGATCAGCTTTGATACCCTCGCTAGACACTACATGACCCAAGAATACCACAGagttaagccaaaactcacacttagaaattttGCATAAAGGTTGTTCTCTTCAAGCGttttcaaggtgattcttaAATGACCTGCATGCTTCTCACGACTCTTCGAATACACTAGGTTATCATCAACAAACACAATAATGAAATGATCAAAGAAAAGcttgaatacacgattcatcatgTCCATAAACGCAACAGGTGCATCAGTTAGACCAAAGGACAtcaccaaaaattcaaaatgctCATAGCGAGtaagaaaagttatttttggaatatCTCGCTCTTTCACTTTCAACTAATGGTACCCAAACCTCAAGTCAATCTCTGAAAAGAATTTAGCACCCTGCATTTGGtcgaataagtcatctattctaggCATAGGATACTTATTATTAATGGTCACCTTATTATATTGATGAtagtcaacacacatcctaagagaaccatctttctttctgacaaacaagactggagcaccccaaggtgacGTACTTGGTCGAATAAAacctttatccaacaagtccttcaattggCCCTTCAATTCACGTAGTTATGATGGAGCCATGTGATAAGGCAGAATAGAGATCGGTTGAGTATCGAGAATGACATCAATCTTGAAATCAATAACTCGGTCTGGTGGAATACCT
This region of Lycium ferocissimum isolate CSIRO_LF1 unplaced genomic scaffold, AGI_CSIRO_Lferr_CH_V1 ctg1292, whole genome shotgun sequence genomic DNA includes:
- the LOC132042042 gene encoding uncharacterized protein LOC132042042, with translation MDDTSKALRAINSHGSETVEFAAYQLTDAAHAWFELWEIKRDTNAPAPTWVEREDPFMERFLSHKERFALATKFKRIEQGTISVCEYSLKFTRLARYAMYMIPTEKYKLSRRIGRVKRVLRLVGNVQETTIRTFIRKLKVKERDIPKITFLTRYEHFEFLVMSFGLTDAPVAFMDMMNRVFKLFFDHFIIVFVDDNLVYSKSREKHAVSSEGIKADPQKIFAVKEAVQELKNDKVIAYASRQLKKHEKNYPTHNLELAWVTPEHQRPGGLAQNIEIPQWKWEMINMDFVVGLPRTKSRFDSIWVIVDRLTKSAYFFPVKTIYTAVSYAKLYLKEIVRLHGIPTSIISDRVTQFTAHFWKSFHEGMGTCVKFEHCVPS